Genomic DNA from Natronincola ferrireducens:
GTTTTGTAATTCGTACTAAGTCCATTGGGGTCAACCCTAAAAGGATAAAACGCTTTAAGGATAAAGTGAGAAGAATTACAAGGCGAAACTCAGGAAGAGAACTTGAAAGTATTATTAAAGAACTAAATCCAATACTTAGGGGATGGATGAATTATTATCGCGTAGCAAACATTAAAAGTTTTACAAAAGATTTCATGCAGTGGCTACGAAGAAGACTTAGAATGGTAAAGATGAAGCAATGGAAGACCTATAAGGCAATGCATAAAGAAATGAGAAAGCTAGGAATTAAAGGAAATGGTCTAAGAATGGCTGTAACAAAGTGGAAGAACTCGAATGTTCATATAATCCACCAGATACTACCTAACAAATACTTTGACGACTTAGATCTCATTGATATTCATAAATACGAAGTTGGTTTGTTGTCGAATTATTATTAATTTGGTAAGAAATTTCAGGAGCCGGATACGGCAAACGTAAGTCCGGTTCTGTGAGAGCAAAGAAAACAGGACTAATTATCCTGTTTTCTAGCTACTCGATTATAACCACTAGAAAATTATATACAATACTATCCTATGGATAAATATAATTTCCGTTATTGGTTTCATAAAAGTCTTCTTATTAGATATTTCAAAGAAAGACTTTTTTATTAAGATCGAGAGGTTGTTAATAAATTGCATACACATTATGTTGTGGTGAATAATAAAATTAATTAATATACAACAGTATTGAAAAATACCTAAAAGTCAAAAAGATAAAAAAGAATGATGACTACAAAAAGGTAGAAGGAGAACATTATGAGATTGAATAATTATATTAGCTCAACGGGACTTTGCTCTAGAAGAGAAGCAGATCAGTTAATTAAACAGAAAAAGGTAAAGATAAATGGAGAAATTGCAGTACTAGGTTCCATAGTAGGTCCAAAGGATAAGGTTGAAGTAAATGGTAAGGCCTTAAAAACAAGGAAAAATGATGTATATATTGCTTTAAACAAGCCAGTAGGCATTACTTGTACAACTGAAAGACATATAAAAGGGAACATTATTGATTTTGTAAATCATCCCCAACGTATTTTTCCAATTGGTAGGCTGGATAAAGACTCCGAAGGCTTAATCCTTCTTACGAATGACGGAAGTATCGTTAACGAGATTTTAAGAGAACAGAACAATCATGAAAAGGATTATGTTGTAACCGTTGACAAACCAATTACACCTTCTTTTATAGAGGGTATGTCCAAAGGAGTGAAGATCTATAATCCTGTAAAAAAACAATACACAACCACAAAGTCTTGTAAAATAATTAAAATAAATGAAAAAACCTTTAAAATTACTCTAAGCCAAGGATTGAACCGACAGATTAGAAGAATGTGCGCACACTTTGGGTATAGAGTTATAAAGTTGAAACGCATTCGAATTATAAATATTACACTGAAGGATTTGCCAGTAGGCAAGTGGAGGAATTTAACAAGGGAAGAGGTTCAAAATATTAGAGATAAATAGAACCAATTCTCCCCCTAAGAATATATTATAGTATACTATAATGTCATAGTATATCGAAGTAAAAGAATATATTTAAAGGAGGAGATGAATTTATGTACAATATGTACCATAGCCAAACATCCTGTCCCCTTGGAACAGCACCCTATGTTATTAGAGCAGGGGATACTTTCTTTGCCATAGCCATGAGATATGGCATATCTTTAGAGGCTCTCATAGCAGCGAATCCAGGAGTCAATCCAGATAGATTGTTTATTGGACAAATAATTTGTATACCAATGAAACCACCGTCCCCACCACCAACTGCCTGTCCTCCTGGAACAATGCCATATGTTATTAGGGCCGGAGATACTTTTTATTCAATAGCTAGGAGATACAATGTATCATTAGACGCCTTGATAGCAGCAAATCCAGGAGTAGATCCAGATAGGTTGCAAATTGGTCAGGTAATCTGTATACCCGTTACACCACCGCCGCCACCACCACCGCCACCACCACCTACC
This window encodes:
- a CDS encoding group II intron maturase-specific domain-containing protein → FVIRTKSIGVNPKRIKRFKDKVRRITRRNSGRELESIIKELNPILRGWMNYYRVANIKSFTKDFMQWLRRRLRMVKMKQWKTYKAMHKEMRKLGIKGNGLRMAVTKWKNSNVHIIHQILPNKYFDDLDLIDIHKYEVGLLSNYY
- a CDS encoding pseudouridine synthase, translating into MRLNNYISSTGLCSRREADQLIKQKKVKINGEIAVLGSIVGPKDKVEVNGKALKTRKNDVYIALNKPVGITCTTERHIKGNIIDFVNHPQRIFPIGRLDKDSEGLILLTNDGSIVNEILREQNNHEKDYVVTVDKPITPSFIEGMSKGVKIYNPVKKQYTTTKSCKIIKINEKTFKITLSQGLNRQIRRMCAHFGYRVIKLKRIRIINITLKDLPVGKWRNLTREEVQNIRDK